A DNA window from Niabella yanshanensis contains the following coding sequences:
- a CDS encoding O-methyltransferase — protein sequence MVYSPLQAAAKYFKYYVHAANSKGHGMHSPFVYEFITKVMNDFTKYEAYEKVEQLRKQLLSDSTELLIEDMGAGSSATSSDRRTVSSIAKNAAKPKKFGQLLYRMAKFYQPQTILELGTSLGITSSYLALGNPSAKVITMEGASSVADKALDNFRQLHIRNIELVRGNFDSTLDDVLGTNQRIDLAFIDGNHRQEPTERYFQQLLPHVHNDTLLVFDDIHWSKGMETAWKNIVQHEAVSCDIDLFYIGIVSFRKEFKEKQSFTVRV from the coding sequence ATGGTTTATTCTCCTTTACAAGCTGCCGCTAAGTATTTTAAGTATTATGTTCATGCTGCCAACAGTAAGGGACATGGTATGCATTCTCCTTTTGTATATGAGTTTATCACGAAAGTGATGAATGATTTTACGAAGTATGAAGCATATGAAAAAGTAGAGCAGCTCAGAAAGCAATTGCTCTCCGATTCCACTGAATTGCTGATTGAAGATATGGGAGCCGGCTCATCAGCTACATCCTCTGATAGAAGAACTGTTAGCTCTATTGCAAAAAATGCAGCAAAGCCAAAAAAGTTCGGACAGTTATTATACCGGATGGCAAAATTTTACCAGCCACAAACGATACTTGAGCTGGGAACATCATTAGGTATTACCAGCAGCTATTTAGCTTTGGGCAATCCCTCAGCAAAAGTGATTACTATGGAAGGCGCATCCAGCGTAGCTGACAAAGCACTGGATAATTTTCGGCAGCTTCATATTCGGAATATAGAATTGGTGCGTGGGAATTTCGATTCCACGCTGGATGATGTATTAGGTACGAATCAACGTATTGATCTGGCTTTTATCGACGGCAATCATCGTCAGGAGCCTACTGAAAGGTATTTTCAGCAACTGCTGCCCCACGTACACAATGACACGCTTTTGGTTTTTGATGATATACATTGGAGCAAGGGAATGGAAACAGCCTGGAAAAATATCGTTCAACATGAAGCCGTATCCTGCGATATAGATCTGTTTTATATCGGCATCGTTAGCTTCAGAAAAGAGTTCAAAGAAAAACAGAGTTTTACTGTGCGGGTGTAG
- a CDS encoding DUF6526 family protein, protein MKAQNYKNHIRYYPAHHFVFYPVALILSFVAGYKAIKAEGELQSIWLFILLLLILIIWVSFMLRQHYALTLQNRLVRLELRHKYSMLTGKDFEPIESKLSFGQIAALRFAPDEELVPLVMRAVKENLSPKTIKESIINWKADERRV, encoded by the coding sequence ATGAAAGCTCAGAATTATAAAAATCACATCAGATATTATCCTGCACATCATTTTGTGTTTTACCCGGTGGCGCTGATACTCTCCTTCGTGGCAGGATACAAGGCTATTAAGGCTGAAGGGGAACTTCAATCCATCTGGCTATTTATTTTGCTGCTATTGATACTCATTATCTGGGTTTCATTTATGTTGCGCCAGCATTACGCGCTGACCCTGCAAAACCGGCTGGTTCGCCTTGAACTGCGCCATAAATATTCGATGCTTACCGGAAAGGATTTTGAACCGATCGAATCAAAATTATCTTTCGGACAAATTGCTGCACTTCGTTTTGCCCCGGATGAAGAATTAGTGCCGCTGGTGATGAGGGCGGTTAAGGAAAACCTTTCACCTAAAACTATAAAGGAAAGTATTATTAACTGGAAAGCAGATGAAAGAAGGGTTTAA
- a CDS encoding dihydrofolate reductase, with product MIISLVVAASNNNVIGKDNRLVWSLPDDMKHFKNVTWGMPVVMGRKTFESFKRPLPGRKNIVLSNQKGLKIDGAIVLNSVKDVAFMMKEADVKELMVIGGGEIYKMYYPKANRIYLTRVDTVIEGDTHFPVIEEKEWKLVSSIQNKADDKHAFDYTYEVWERK from the coding sequence ATGATTATTTCATTAGTAGTGGCAGCATCTAATAACAATGTAATCGGCAAAGACAACCGCCTGGTATGGAGTTTACCGGATGACATGAAGCATTTTAAAAATGTTACCTGGGGAATGCCGGTTGTAATGGGGCGCAAAACTTTTGAAAGCTTTAAGAGACCGTTGCCCGGTAGAAAGAATATCGTGTTGAGTAATCAAAAGGGATTAAAGATCGATGGCGCCATTGTTTTAAACAGTGTGAAAGATGTAGCATTTATGATGAAAGAAGCCGATGTAAAAGAACTGATGGTCATAGGCGGGGGAGAAATATATAAAATGTATTATCCCAAAGCTAACAGGATTTATCTGACACGTGTTGATACGGTGATAGAGGGCGATACCCATTTCCCCGTAATTGAAGAAAAAGAATGGAAGCTGGTGAGCTCGATTCAAAATAAGGCAGACGATAAACATGCTTTTGATTACACTTATGAAGTGTGGGAGCGGAAGTGA
- a CDS encoding RsmF rRNA methyltransferase first C-terminal domain-containing protein: MQLPSALIQSLQGLPGFNEQQFVDIHNADIPVTSIRLNPAKPEVVLQSFNDRDINCMPIPWTSNGYYLSERPSFTFDPLFHAGTYYVQEASSMFLEQALQQSVDVSNPLRVLDLCAAPGGKSTHLQSLLSPGSLLVSNEVIRQRVNILKDNIVKWGSSSVVVTNNDPKDFSKLKGYFDVILVDAPCSGSGLFRRDEEAIDEWSENNVVLCSQRQQRILADVLPALKEGGVLIYSTCSYSQQEDEDIADWLTSEFALSNISFKIQDDWHITEAVTSSGNRGYRFWPHLAKGEGFFLAAFQLHEGDIYKNKNRHAIKAATKQLSPLVAAWANPDNNELIQVNDKIYAWPAALFGDFDLILQHLRIIYSGTLLGELAHKKLIPDHALAMSRMVGEAIGRTELQLSESISYLQKNTIENTGWTSGWQLATYNNHALGWMNVLPNRINNYYPKELRILKQKINN; the protein is encoded by the coding sequence GTGCAATTACCTTCCGCTTTAATACAGTCTTTACAGGGACTGCCCGGCTTTAATGAACAGCAATTTGTAGACATACATAATGCTGATATACCTGTTACTTCTATAAGATTAAATCCTGCAAAGCCGGAAGTTGTTTTGCAATCGTTTAACGACAGAGATATCAATTGCATGCCGATACCATGGACCAGCAACGGATACTATTTGTCTGAACGGCCATCCTTTACTTTTGACCCTTTATTTCATGCTGGCACTTACTATGTACAGGAGGCCAGCAGTATGTTTCTGGAGCAGGCACTACAACAGTCTGTTGATGTGTCGAATCCTTTACGTGTCTTAGATCTTTGTGCAGCGCCTGGCGGCAAATCAACCCACCTGCAATCGCTTCTATCTCCAGGAAGTTTGCTGGTGAGCAATGAGGTGATCAGGCAACGCGTTAACATACTAAAAGATAATATCGTAAAGTGGGGTAGTAGCAGTGTGGTTGTTACGAATAATGATCCCAAAGATTTTTCAAAGCTGAAAGGATATTTTGATGTGATCTTGGTAGATGCTCCCTGTAGCGGCAGCGGTTTGTTTCGCAGAGATGAAGAAGCCATTGATGAGTGGAGCGAAAATAACGTGGTGCTCTGTAGCCAGCGTCAGCAAAGGATTTTAGCCGATGTGCTGCCGGCGCTCAAAGAAGGCGGTGTGCTAATCTATTCCACCTGCTCTTATTCTCAACAGGAAGATGAAGATATTGCTGACTGGTTGACCAGTGAGTTTGCTTTATCTAATATCTCCTTCAAGATACAGGATGATTGGCATATAACTGAAGCTGTAACCTCATCAGGAAATAGGGGCTATCGTTTCTGGCCGCATCTTGCAAAAGGTGAAGGATTTTTTTTAGCCGCTTTCCAACTCCATGAAGGCGATATTTACAAGAACAAAAACAGACATGCAATAAAGGCTGCAACAAAACAATTATCGCCATTGGTTGCTGCATGGGCTAACCCTGATAACAACGAGTTGATACAGGTGAATGATAAAATATATGCATGGCCTGCTGCTTTGTTTGGAGACTTTGATCTCATATTACAACATCTGAGAATTATTTATTCCGGTACTTTATTGGGAGAGCTGGCCCATAAAAAGCTAATTCCGGATCATGCATTGGCTATGAGCAGAATGGTAGGGGAAGCAATTGGTCGCACTGAATTACAGCTCTCCGAATCTATTTCTTATCTTCAAAAAAATACCATAGAAAATACCGGCTGGACCAGCGGCTGGCAACTCGCTACCTATAACAATCATGCCTTAGGATGGATGAATGTGCTGCCCAATAGAATCAACAATTATTACCCCAAAGAACTGCGTATTTTGAAGCAAAAAATTAACAACTGA
- a CDS encoding thymidylate synthase: MQQYLNLLHHILDNGTQKTDRTGTGTISTFGYQLRFDLQKGFPLVTTKRVHLKSIIHELLWFLKGETNIAYLKEHSVRIWDEWANEEGELGPVYGKQWRSWEGKDGKVIDQIADLISQIKKTPDSRRLIVSAWNVGELPEMALMPCHTLFQFYVADGKLSCQLYQRSADVFLGVPFNIASYALLTMMVAQVCDLEPGDFIHTFGDVHIYNNHIEQVNLQLSREPYPLPVMKINPEVKDIFGFQYDDFKLENYQSHPAIKAPVAV; encoded by the coding sequence ATGCAACAGTATTTAAATTTACTTCACCATATCCTGGATAACGGTACGCAGAAAACGGATCGTACCGGCACAGGTACGATCAGCACTTTCGGATACCAGCTGCGTTTTGACCTGCAAAAAGGCTTTCCGCTGGTGACAACGAAAAGAGTTCACCTGAAAAGTATTATACATGAATTACTTTGGTTTTTAAAAGGCGAGACCAATATCGCTTATTTGAAAGAGCATAGCGTACGTATTTGGGACGAATGGGCAAATGAAGAAGGTGAGCTGGGGCCTGTGTATGGCAAACAATGGCGCAGCTGGGAGGGAAAAGATGGAAAAGTAATCGACCAGATTGCCGACCTGATCAGCCAGATCAAAAAGACGCCTGATAGTCGCCGCTTAATAGTGAGTGCATGGAATGTAGGCGAATTGCCGGAGATGGCGTTGATGCCCTGCCATACCTTATTCCAGTTTTATGTGGCTGACGGAAAGTTGAGCTGCCAGTTATATCAACGTAGTGCTGATGTTTTCCTGGGAGTGCCGTTCAATATTGCGTCCTACGCATTGTTAACTATGATGGTAGCTCAGGTTTGCGACTTAGAGCCGGGAGACTTTATACATACTTTTGGCGACGTCCACATTTACAATAATCATATCGAACAGGTAAATTTACAATTGAGTCGCGAACCTTACCCGTTACCTGTGATGAAGATCAATCCTGAAGTAAAGGATATTTTTGGTTTTCAGTATGATGATTTCAAACTGGAAAATTATCAGAGTCATCCTGCTATAAAGGCACCTGTTGCGGTATAG
- a CDS encoding four helix bundle protein, whose protein sequence is MMLNVCDLLPFTKTGSNLAHQLCKSGTAPALLYGEVQAAESKADFIHKMGVLLKELRETKINLRIIIEKPVIVNDILLPAFKECNELVAIFTASRETAKRNSNNK, encoded by the coding sequence ATGATGCTTAATGTGTGCGACCTCCTGCCATTTACTAAAACAGGGAGCAATTTAGCGCATCAATTATGTAAAAGCGGAACGGCACCTGCTCTATTGTATGGAGAGGTACAAGCTGCAGAGTCAAAGGCTGACTTCATACATAAAATGGGAGTACTTTTGAAAGAGTTGCGGGAAACAAAGATTAATCTGAGAATAATTATAGAAAAACCTGTAATTGTGAACGATATTCTATTGCCGGCGTTTAAGGAATGTAACGAACTCGTTGCTATCTTTACTGCAAGCAGAGAGACTGCTAAAAGGAATTCAAATAATAAATAA